The window TATTGATTTTATTTTCTTTCCATTTATTACGTACAATTTCAGCTAAATCACTAAACCCTACTTTACCATCAATGCATTCAATTTTGTATTTATTACAAATATTCAATAATAAATCGGAAGTTACAAAACTCTTTACGATAAATAATTGTTCAAAATTTGCATAAGGTGATTTTGAATGTTTTGAAACATGTTCTAAAATATACCATAAAAATAATGCCCAAACATCGTTAGCTTTCAGTAGTTTCCATTGTCCAAAGATAAATTGTTCATTTTTTGGCACTTTTATTATTACACCTAAACGATCAGCATCAGGATCAGTATAACATAAAGCGTCTAATTTTTCAAATTCATATTCATTGTATTGATCATTAAATGCTTTAACTACAACACCAGCAGTTTGAAAATCACTAGGATCAAGAATTTGTTTAGAATCAAACAGAGGGAAAAGAGGGTCAGGCAGGATCATTTTTGAAACATATTTGACATTGTGGACATTAAGTTTTTGAAATAATTGTGAAACTGGGACATAACCTGTCCCATGTAGTGCAGAATAACCAATTACAATCTCAGATGAAAATTTTTTAATAAGATCTTTATCAAAAATTATATCACAAATTTGTTCTAAATATGGCTTCATCAGATTAGCATCATAGTTTTTTGAACTTGCTAATGAAAAATCATTGATAGTTAAAAAATTATTAGAAACAAATGTAAAGAACTTATCATTATAATTAAAAGAAAGTAAATCGTAAGGAATTTTTTCATTATTATTAAAAATTTCATGAGATATTTCCTCTCTAATTTTACTTGTGGGTGGGGAACCAGATTTAGTAATTAGTTTATACCCACTGTAACGCTTATCGTTATGACTAGCAGTTATTTCAATTCCCATATCAGCATTAAAATGAGTTACTGCAAAAGATAGTTCAGGCAAAGAATTATTTTCATTAAACAAATAAACAAAAAATTATTTTGTAAAAACATGTTAACAATTAAACGTGAAAATAAACGACTGCAGACTCTAGAATCATAACCTATAACAATCTTAGAAAAATTTTTTTTCTTCATGTAATTTATTAGACCAGAGATATTTTTCATAATTATGATTTCATTTACAGAATTAGTTCCTCGTAGGATTTCAGATTCAAATCCAAAATTATTTAGTGATTTAAGATCATCATCACATTCATTTTGATCTAATGAAACAATAAGTTTGCCTCTGATTCCACTTGTACCAAAAATTAATTTTTGTTTGAATGCCTCAACAATGTTAGACCATTTTTCTTCAGTAATTGTTTTTAGTACAAATTGCTTATATCTTTCAGGAATTTCATCTTTCATCCAATTTTCTAAATTTGATAAAATTTCTTGTATAAGTTCATTTTTTTGAATTAAGTAAATATTTTCTTCAATGTTAGAAAAATGCTTCAACTCGTTTTCAATATAAAGTGAAACATTAGATTTGACAATATTTTCTAAATTTGTATATTCTAAATAAGATTTTGAATTATTAAATGACATTGTAAGTGACTTGATTGATTTTTAATAAAACAGCTATTTATCTTGTTTAATTACTGTGTTACTATCAAATCACTTGAAAAAATTAAAAATAATTTATTTGTTATAAGAAAAATTTTATTAGTGATATACTTTATTAGTTTTTATTATTAAAACTATCAATTGTTATTTATCTAAGAAGTAATCAATATTCAGTATAATATGAGTTCAAATATTCTTTTTATCATAATTGATTCATTAAGAGCAGATAAATTTTATGGCGAAAATAAGTCAACTATAACTCCAAATATTGATAAAATGATTAAAAATGGTACCTATTTTTCAGAAACAATTAGCTCTGCAGATGTAACAGGAATATGTTTAGGGAATGTTTTTACTGGAATGTTTTCACAAAAAACAGGAATTACTCAACGAAAATTTAATTCAAACATTAAAACATTATTTGATATTTTAAAAGAAAATAATTATCACATTTATGGGATTGTTCCAGATTTAACATGGTTTAATCAATTAACAGAAAAATTTGATGAAACATATCGTTATTATGCTGCTAATAGAATTCAGGATGGATTAGCAGATAAGATTGGAAAACAAATACTAGATCGTCTAAATTCAACTACAACTATAGAACCTTGGATTTATTATATTCATCTTGAAGATTTACATGAAAAAATTATAGTGCCAGCAAAATATGATAAAGAGGAGTACGGTATAACAAAATATGAAAGAATGATATCATATATTGATGAATGGATTGGAAAAATTTATAGTCAATGTGATTTAGAAAAAACCCTAATTGTAATTACATCAGATCATGGTGATTATATTCCAGTTGTAGATCATTTAGGTCAGATTCCACGAATACAATCATTTATGAAAAAAGGGAAGGATTTTTTTCCAATGTTAGAACCATTGGGATTAAAATTATTTATTTTAATTAGAAACATAGCAAAAAATTTCCAACAAAGAAAATTGAAAAAACAGTTATCTTCAGAACAAATTAGAACATTAAATGCTCGTGGGAAAAAAACTCTTCAGGATGAAACTTTAAAAGTTCCATTGTTAATGATGGGAAATAGAATTCCTTCAAAGATTTTTAACAATCTGATCAGTGGAATTGATTTATTTCCTACCATTTTAAGCTACGTAGGTATAAAAATTAATGATAAAAATATTGACGGACGAGATTTAAATGTATTAATGAATGGTGGAGAATTGAAGGAAATTCCAATATTTATTCAAACTGGTGATACACAAGAACATAAAGAAAGTTTAGTTATTGGAATAAGAACATCAAAATTCAAGTATTACAGAGCAAGAAAAAATCCCAAACAAGATGTCAATTTATATAATTTAGAAAATGATCCATTAGAGAAAAATAACATTGCTAATTTATTTCCAGAAGTTATAAAATCCATGGAAGTGATTTTAGAAAGATATGAAAAACAACATATTATTGTAGAAACAAAAGATGATGATAAAACAAAAGAAATTGAGGAAGAATTAAAGAGAATGGGGTACGTCTAGAGAACGTTAAAGTAAAAATCGATTCTAATTTAATGTATGAATGTTTCATGAAACAAAATTATGGAGTAAATGTTGAATTTTTACGATTTTGAAAGCCAATA is drawn from Candidatus Nitrosarchaeum limnium SFB1 and contains these coding sequences:
- a CDS encoding Phosphomannomutase, which encodes MGIEITASHNDKRYSGYKLITKSGSPPTSKIREEISHEIFNNNEKIPYDLLSFNYNDKFFTFVSNNFLTINDFSLASSKNYDANLMKPYLEQICDIIFDKDLIKKFSSEIVIGYSALHGTGYVPVSQLFQKLNVHNVKYVSKMILPDPLFPLFDSKQILDPSDFQTAGVVVKAFNDQYNEYEFEKLDALCYTDPDADRLGVIIKVPKNEQFIFGQWKLLKANDVWALFLWYILEHVSKHSKSPYANFEQLFIVKSFVTSDLLLNICNKYKIECIDGKVGFSDLAEIVRNKWKENKINIGMFEESCGFGISGNHENDSTKLHILEKDGFLSLSLLIQILCYAKSKNLSLQELLNNIYLDDEIGYFATSRKELPEQGIFEGVREELHQEKILKNVENLYLKTNEKIKTNNPLMICGLPISKVEKFSTGRYDSKFWKGFPDEGIRFFLDSKINHITIRSSGTEPKLRIFVQYKISDITEKNILEKKNMQKILLNNYLMKLKN
- a CDS encoding sulfatase, with the protein product MSSNILFIIIDSLRADKFYGENKSTITPNIDKMIKNGTYFSETISSADVTGICLGNVFTGMFSQKTGITQRKFNSNIKTLFDILKENNYHIYGIVPDLTWFNQLTEKFDETYRYYAANRIQDGLADKIGKQILDRLNSTTTIEPWIYYIHLEDLHEKIIVPAKYDKEEYGITKYERMISYIDEWIGKIYSQCDLEKTLIVITSDHGDYIPVVDHLGQIPRIQSFMKKGKDFFPMLEPLGLKLFILIRNIAKNFQQRKLKKQLSSEQIRTLNARGKKTLQDETLKVPLLMMGNRIPSKIFNNLISGIDLFPTILSYVGIKINDKNIDGRDLNVLMNGGELKEIPIFIQTGDTQEHKESLVIGIRTSKFKYYRARKNPKQDVNLYNLENDPLEKNNIANLFPEVIKSMEVILERYEKQHIIVETKDDDKTKEIEEELKRMGYV